In Candidatus Omnitrophota bacterium, the following are encoded in one genomic region:
- a CDS encoding DUF3307 domain-containing protein — protein MMFLFLRLILAHFLADFPLQPDIIYKLKIKNLWGQFLHALIFVVCAVGLSWPFLGIKAIWGLFLFLGASHFAIDCLKVRYVDKGRAKIWSFLADQLLHLGAVSIIFLTGLKDLSFSANPCFLERLYANNFLILFLIILIISAYVIKRMKILRGSQ, from the coding sequence ATGATGTTTTTATTCCTGCGTCTTATTCTTGCGCATTTTTTAGCAGATTTCCCTTTGCAGCCCGACATAATCTATAAGCTCAAGATAAAAAACCTCTGGGGCCAGTTTCTTCATGCATTGATATTCGTTGTCTGCGCTGTCGGCCTTTCCTGGCCTTTTTTAGGGATTAAGGCTATCTGGGGATTGTTTTTATTTCTGGGAGCCAGCCATTTTGCTATTGATTGCCTAAAAGTCAGGTATGTTGATAAAGGAAGGGCTAAAATCTGGTCATTTCTGGCTGACCAGCTTCTGCATTTGGGGGCTGTCAGTATTATATTTTTAACCGGTCTTAAAGACTTATCTTTTTCTGCAAATCCCTGCTTTCTCGAACGTCTTTACGCTAATAACTTCCTGATTCTCTTCCTTATTATTCTTATAATATCTGCTTATGTAATAAAGCGGAT